From the genome of Vitis riparia cultivar Riparia Gloire de Montpellier isolate 1030 chromosome 2, EGFV_Vit.rip_1.0, whole genome shotgun sequence:
ttgtgtcaaaatatttcTCGATCTATAAAATTGAGTTATCGATATATTTGTCAAAatcgatattttcattattggttagattttataatgattttattttcaatcatgctacctagttaagattatttatttattttcaatggtaaatgatttattttatttattatcatttatattatgaatataatgaatttaaatgGTATAATATTAAGATCTATTATTAGataagattttataattttatttttatttaaaaaaaatctaaaacattatctaagggatttcctttattgtcaattaaatttgtctttatgtatttacatatatatatttgaaacttatatgacttattctacaatttttttaaattcttatgaccaaattttatgtgaaaaaatatgttatagtatttatatatatttgaaattctttttcttattttaataaattttcaattaattcaaatcattaaagaaatccttaataaacaaatttgtaacatttcatataacttattactaaaagtcatattcaaaaagttattaaaacaaagaaggaagaaaattaaaaaaaaaaattaaactttttattttttaatagtaaaaaaaaactttaaaatactttttagtataaaagaaattaaaatagtgaatatatttattttaaacattattttaatcattaaattatttacttctaaaatgtaaaagataatttttatttattaaattaatctttttttagaaagtattttccaaaatagtctttgaatcattaatataatttttgtttatttttatattttaaaaataaaaaataataatgatttttcaattatttataaaagagttttaaaaaataatgaaaaatccaaaaattgttaaataaaaaaataatagtgacATGTGAAGAGTCGTAgaacaaatacaaaaataaattaaataggtatttttgtcaattactatctcatatctTTATTATCTATGGGTGGTTGGAGGACCTTACCTTAATTATCAAGTCTATCATCTATAAGTGGTTAGAGGACCTTACCTTAATTATCAAGCCTACACGagattgaaaacataattttccctttttacttTTAGTGGTTGATAATGGGAGACAAGGGATGTCCGTGGGCTTTTGAATTTGATGTCCTTTTTAGATTCCTCACTGTTTTACCATTATGTTGATGTGACTCCCATTGTTCCTATCAAAGAGACCACCAATCTCTTCCATCTAAAAGATAAGATATCTCATCTATCTAaaagataagataaattatcttTACCATCCGGAAAATAATAAGCTACTTATAACTTTTGAATCTAGGTTTAGATGGTTAATTTCAatcttttcaataaaaatataaataaataaaatttaaatacaaaaatataaataaataagacaaaggaATACATAAATAGGAaatgaagatatatatatatatatatatatatatatatcattattagaTTAATGGTTTCGAAATCTTAAGTTATTGAATCCATCCTTATTACATGGATCGGGATCTAGGACACcaaaatatatgattaaatttggatcattaaataaatatataaataaataaaaataataatactaaaatataaacaaattagatGTGAGGAGCTCCATGATTTCTGATAAGATGGAAGTTTATGCTGAACGACTACTTGATAAGATGGAAGGTGTTGGATACACCGATATTGCAGTCTATAGAAGCGTTGAAGAAGACATCACTTGAAAAGTGTTGGATTAGAGGACTTTGGAAGTGTTCTTCACAAAGTCTTGTGAAGTTTTTCAGTGATTCATGCAAACGTAATGTTATGTCTAGGTGAGTCTCTACTTTAAAGATGATATATACTAGGAAATTCCTGGATAGGAGATTTTGAATGTAACTGGTTTCTAGCTAGAATTTGACCTCTACTTCTTTTACTGAAGGATGAATACTCACAGAAAATGAGACAAGAAGGTCCATGTAAACTACaatttcttcattgtttttctATGTTGACAGTATGATTTCTGTTAGTGAGTTCTTAATAAAATGGGGAAAAGAGggcaaaattttgattttatgttcTGGTTTTGGAAAAAGGATAAACTCATATCCATCTATACTAAAATTGTATTCTATATGCAAATTaatgggtgtttgataaatcaatttaataacttaatttatcaatttaataacttaaagttacttaataaatcaatttaagtcattaaataaattaaatatgtttactTAATGGTATggcttaaaataaaaaataatttgaagtaataaataaaaataattaacttattcttaaattcacatctttattttacatttttactcATATTTGTTCTAGTTACTTCCATGATATCTTTTACTAATCCCAACCTCCACGTTACTCAACCTTCTTTGTTCTACCgataatttataaagataattaatatgtcaatttaataatttaaaatatgttttaaattaattttatcaaacaactttaatacttaaaataaaaattaagtaacaagttttaattaaattaacaacttaagtatgatttaacttaaaaccaacttaaatcattaaataataaatattaagttttatcaaacaccttctTACTATTCTATCAAACAAGGAATTCTTTAACCTTAGTGGAAGTAGAAATTAAGcctataatattttttgcaaAACTTTTAGAtagaaagaataataatattaagttttatttcaaTTAACTTTTTGAACCTAGCTCCTAATTGAATTCAGACAATTTCCATCATAACAAGTCAGGGTTTAATAAATTGTGAGATTATACAAacacaaaaatgataataagAAGCATAATCACATAAcaaataattaagtaaatacAAAGAACTAGCTTGACTAATATTCTTAAAAGCATTTGTAACAATTTGAGTGATTGATGGTATAGTACAAGAAGCTGCCTGCCAAGTGACAGGTTGTGAGACAAAGGAGGGTCTTAATTGAATGCATTTTCCATACTCCTAAAGTGGTTGTCCCCACAAATATAATAACCACAAAATCAAATCCTTAGGGTTGCAATCTATATAGAAGCTCTTGTATGAAATCCACAGCTTTTCtcagtaatttttttctttctattctaTTTATACTTGTAAGCTATTAGCAAATCTGTCGGAgagaaaaatttttaaagttgcaatcaccaaaaagagaagggaaaacTGAGCAACTGCTATGATAAGACCAAAACTCTAATCAAATTAGGGTTTAGTGGAGTTTTACGGTTTATTGGAGttttaggaaaataaagaaaaaaacaaaaagacttgGTTTGAAATAGATGATAATTTCTGAGCAATCCAACAGGATTACCACACACATCACATTGATTATCTACCATTTAAGCCAGAAGGTTTACAATAACTACTACAGAGTACTTGAGGTCCTTCTCTTCCATCAAATTCAAAACCCTTTCTCAGGAACAATACTCTGACAATATCAATGTACGTACgttcatattttatttagagCTTGGATGCAACTTCCTCTGCGATCATTCTCTTTACCTCCTGTCCAAACCTTTCCATAACTTGAAGGGGCAAGCATATCGGGACAACAACCCCTTCCTCTCCTTTACTATTTCTAAACCGCAGACAGAAGCTAATAATAGACATGGCCTTAGCAAGCCCACCATATAAGGGCTTCCCCCACCCGAAATCAATCTCCTGAAAGCCAACCCGGGTGTTATCAGAAATGATGAAGTTCCCTGTACGTGTGTAGGAGGGCCGCCCTTTAATTACCATAAAATCTGCTACTGATCTTATGTACTCCTCGCTCATTTCAGCCTTGGCCTTCTTCACCAACTTCACTGCATATCCCAGTGGATTGTTACAGAGTTCTCCGGCCTTTGTAACTGCAGCTGGGTTGGCAAATGCATTGCCATAGTAACCAGAAGGCAACTGCAAACCCCGTTTGCCCCGCACGTTCGTTAGGCATGAAACACGGACAGTCTCATCAGGGTCTACCCCAAAGGCAACCGTGCGGCATCTCCATACACAGGCTGTTAGTACTTCAAATGTAGAGCATGGACCAAGGGTCTGGGGAATTCGCTTTCTAAGGGCTTTTATCTCTTTAGGGCCAAAGAAGAAAGATCGGTGAACCGTATTATGATCATCCATAACCCCTAGTGTACCCCTGGTGTCGTGTACCTCCTCATATTCGTGATGCATACATGTTATACGGGGCGGATTTCGCGCATTCAAGAGCTCCCTTTCCCAGACGGGCAGCACAGGTGGCACATCTGCGCCTCTGGCCATCTCGCTGACAGCATTCAGGAACTGCACCAGCCCGGGGGAATCACTCATTGTGTGGTTTAGGCGCAGTGCAAGTACAAACCCTCCGCACCTCAAACGCGTCACCTACATATGTTAAAACAAAGATAAAGATTAATCCCTCTGACCGAAATGTCCTCGCGGTTTTAAAACTCGTCAAGGCTAAAAGGAGTGCATACACATATACAGGTAagaaactttttctttatattgtCTGCAACTTTTTCCGGTATAACTTTAGGAACTTTTTCCCCATCTATATTATCACAATTAATCTCTATCCATGTTTATTAAAGATTGCTGACCTGAATTAACAACAAAGGGCAACCAAGGATCTCTCCGGATCCAGGAACATCGTATAGAAGCTCCTCAAAACATGGACAAAGCGGCTGAATCGCATCGCCCAGATGCTCGAGTGTGGTGTCTGCATCAGCCTCAATGAACAAGACGCCTTCTCCGGTGCAGTCCACCAGGAGTTTCCTATTAGACCCTTCTACAAGCCTACCTGCAAACGGGTAGTAATATACAAGCGCTTTAGCTAGCGCTTCTCTAATCACCTTTACAGGGTCTTTTCCATCCATTAAAGGACTGTTTCGATAAAAGAATATCATGGAAGCCTGAGACCTAAGCCCTCCTTGGTCATCTATGTCTGAGAGTTGTTTCAGCTCGCGCCGCGTAGGTTTTGCAGGCGCGACAAGCCGTGGGTCACATCGGGTCACCGAGAATGATAACGGTGATACCATTGCCATCTGCAGGTGATCAAATCAATGGAGGGTTTATGGATGGTTTTGCTTCGGTGGCTGAAGGAgctgttatttaaaaaaaagaaatcagtGAAAGTTGTGTGGGGATCTTCCTCCACGTGTCGATCCACTTATCACTCCCCTCAGCAAATGGCATTGGATTCCCTAAGTGGGCAACGTCTTCCAGCAAGCCTTCAAGTCCTCCCTACTACGTGAAATGACTTCCATTGGACATAGGAATGACTGATGGGATCTTCTCCGATCCTTACGTCCATGTCAATGGATTGGTACACATTGTCTTATACTTCCTATAGGTTGAAATGACGAGCGACTACACCATGACACACCATTTGACGGCACCTGCCAGTCACCCTAAACTGTAATGATTGTCCTGCCTCCTACAGGATAGTCATCATTGCGGTGAAAGTCAAAGTGTC
Proteins encoded in this window:
- the LOC117929179 gene encoding methanol O-anthraniloyltransferase-like, with the protein product MAMVSPLSFSVTRCDPRLVAPAKPTRRELKQLSDIDDQGGLRSQASMIFFYRNSPLMDGKDPVKVIREALAKALVYYYPFAGRLVEGSNRKLLVDCTGEGVLFIEADADTTLEHLGDAIQPLCPCFEELLYDVPGSGEILGCPLLLIQVTRLRCGGFVLALRLNHTMSDSPGLVQFLNAVSEMARGADVPPVLPVWERELLNARNPPRITCMHHEYEEVHDTRGTLGVMDDHNTVHRSFFFGPKEIKALRKRIPQTLGPCSTFEVLTACVWRCRTVAFGVDPDETVRVSCLTNVRGKRGLQLPSGYYGNAFANPAAVTKAGELCNNPLGYAVKLVKKAKAEMSEEYIRSVADFMVIKGRPSYTRTGNFIISDNTRVGFQEIDFGWGKPLYGGLAKAMSIISFCLRFRNSKGEEGVVVPICLPLQVMERFGQEVKRMIAEEVASKL